From one Acidobacteriota bacterium genomic stretch:
- a CDS encoding DEAD/DEAH box helicase, with the protein MRLSFDRGTLLLPGDLGGAESLPGVRWDARVGAWRAPACAYPELRRELRSRRIPFCDEALPPLPPPPAVAAPELRPYQAAALAAWEASGLRGILSLPTGAGKTRVAVAAMARTGLRTLCLVPTRALMAQWVETLRAIPALPVGEFGDGRRTEGPVTVATFSSARRHMETLGNRHSLLVIDEVHHLGAGLGEEILEMSTAGARLGLSATMPEDPRRVGRLEALVGPEIYRARVEELAGRWLAPYSLVTISVGLSPREREAYQFELAVFRPFCREFFDRSPGAGWEDFTRFALRSDEGKRALASWRRSRKIIHYTEEKRRIVGALLGEHRDSRVLAFTADNDAAYAIAREHLVQPVTCDIGRRERRLALERFAAGELRVLVSARV; encoded by the coding sequence ATGCGGCTCTCGTTCGATCGCGGCACCCTTCTGCTCCCGGGGGACCTCGGGGGTGCGGAAAGCCTCCCGGGGGTGCGGTGGGACGCGCGCGTGGGCGCCTGGCGCGCTCCCGCCTGCGCCTACCCGGAGCTCCGCCGCGAACTCCGGAGCCGCCGCATCCCCTTTTGCGACGAGGCCCTCCCCCCGTTGCCCCCCCCGCCGGCGGTGGCGGCGCCCGAACTGCGCCCCTACCAGGCCGCCGCGCTCGCCGCATGGGAGGCTTCCGGGCTGAGGGGCATCCTCTCCCTCCCCACCGGCGCCGGGAAGACGCGCGTCGCGGTCGCGGCGATGGCCCGGACCGGGCTGCGCACCCTCTGCCTCGTCCCCACCCGCGCCCTGATGGCGCAATGGGTCGAAACTCTCCGGGCCATCCCGGCCCTTCCCGTCGGGGAGTTCGGCGACGGGCGCCGGACCGAGGGGCCGGTCACCGTCGCCACCTTTTCGAGCGCCCGGCGGCATATGGAAACGCTGGGGAACCGCCATTCCCTCCTGGTGATCGACGAGGTGCACCACCTCGGCGCCGGGCTCGGGGAGGAGATCCTCGAGATGTCCACCGCCGGGGCGCGGCTGGGGCTGAGCGCCACCATGCCCGAGGACCCCCGCCGGGTCGGCCGCCTCGAAGCCCTCGTCGGCCCGGAAATCTACCGCGCTCGGGTGGAGGAACTGGCCGGCCGCTGGCTCGCCCCCTACAGCCTGGTCACCATTTCGGTGGGGCTCTCCCCCCGGGAACGGGAGGCCTACCAGTTCGAGCTGGCCGTCTTCCGCCCCTTCTGCCGGGAGTTTTTCGACCGCTCCCCCGGGGCCGGCTGGGAGGACTTCACACGCTTCGCCCTCCGCAGCGACGAGGGGAAAAGGGCGCTGGCCTCCTGGCGCCGTTCCCGGAAAATCATCCATTACACCGAGGAAAAGCGCCGGATCGTCGGCGCCCTCCTCGGGGAGCACCGGGACTCGCGCGTTTTGGCCTTCACGGCCGACAACGACGCCGCCTACGCGATCGCGCGCGAGCACCTCGTCCAGCCGGTCACCTGCGACATCGGCCGCCGGGAGCGGCGCCTGGCGCTCGAGCGCTTCGCCGCCGGGGAGTTGCGGGTCCTGGTCAGCGCCCGGGT
- a CDS encoding TonB-dependent receptor, with the protein MLMRFALMALVLCLAPLCAAASGQEPEATADAPDAGTVESPPGLDGGLFKDEGERSLSPGLQQIKSFRLRLGTEWQPEGPVRDESTALIVNPFSVRKRGKIYGSVYEYHRNDNFDARNFFDPVGQKLPEFKRNQFGVSLGASITSRLKVFGSYDGLRVIRGSTLLSLVPTDAMKQGDFSAVPGRQLIDPFTGEPFVGNRIPEERIHPVASRLLGLFPDPNRDDPVRNYVNNQPSVENRDTVSTRIDYEWSPQTKVFGTYEISDGVRRLVSALPAFGNEVDERDQEVAIDLSHSFSPNKVFSLKVGFDRFSSLQTSDQAFQEGLLDSIGIAGVGVLDPMDEGYPEMEILGYSGIGSMSMASFVSPSPESFNQNGYSLSAGYTYVSGEHTLSLGGSLNVNQYNDMRTWGTRRGQFGFSGQFTGDAFADFLLGIPYTAARGVGSDRADLRKRSWRLYLNDSWKLSPNFTLTMGLAYSYSPFFHSTRDNVSFFYPLVQEAPRDGEVVVTGSSRARELGLDLDPGHAAYDDKNDWQPSFGVAYSPFGNNRLVLRASYSIGHSSMNTFQALTYMGRNYPFFYVQKAESPVRPDLDIADPFESAALPALSFTAADPELRNSFMQNREVALQYEFLSNWSMELKYSGRITTRFYRVVPGNVPLPAPAGEPIQPRRPNPDYGIFEILKSDATYTNNEMNARVTRRLTDFFSLQANFTWGRAISDAYSWTFANPNNPRDLGAERSLYGFFPTKSFNLNYILDLPLGKDRLLSTRWAGRLGVLLEGWRISGITNIMSGSPFSPEIFGDPNNDGVWGDRPDRIGEGNLPKSERSIDKWFETADFRIPDYGGPEGRWFGNSGRNVLLSPGSTQWDISVMKTTPVTRSGNLLEFRVQFFNAFNHVNFDQPGNFINSPTFGVISGADDAREIEIALKYSF; encoded by the coding sequence ATGCTTATGCGTTTTGCGCTGATGGCGCTGGTGTTATGTTTGGCCCCACTGTGCGCGGCCGCTTCCGGACAGGAACCGGAGGCGACGGCCGACGCCCCCGACGCGGGGACCGTCGAGTCCCCACCCGGACTCGACGGGGGACTTTTCAAAGACGAAGGGGAACGCTCGCTGTCGCCGGGCCTGCAGCAGATCAAGTCCTTCCGGTTGAGACTGGGGACCGAGTGGCAGCCGGAGGGCCCGGTCAGGGACGAATCGACCGCCCTGATCGTCAACCCCTTTTCGGTCCGAAAGCGGGGGAAAATCTACGGCTCGGTCTACGAATACCACCGCAACGACAATTTCGACGCCCGCAATTTCTTCGACCCGGTGGGGCAGAAGCTGCCCGAATTCAAGCGCAACCAGTTCGGCGTAAGCCTGGGGGCTTCGATCACCTCGAGGCTGAAGGTGTTCGGCAGCTATGACGGCCTGCGGGTGATCCGGGGCTCGACCCTCCTCTCCCTGGTCCCCACCGACGCCATGAAACAGGGGGACTTCAGCGCCGTCCCCGGGCGGCAACTGATCGACCCCTTCACGGGCGAGCCCTTTGTGGGCAACCGGATCCCCGAGGAGCGCATCCACCCGGTGGCCTCCCGGCTGCTCGGGCTCTTTCCCGATCCCAACCGGGACGACCCGGTGCGCAACTACGTCAACAACCAGCCCTCCGTGGAGAACCGCGACACCGTCTCCACCAGGATCGATTACGAATGGAGCCCGCAGACCAAGGTCTTCGGCACCTACGAAATCAGCGACGGCGTGCGGCGGCTGGTCTCCGCCCTTCCCGCCTTCGGCAACGAGGTTGACGAGAGGGACCAGGAGGTTGCGATCGATCTGAGCCACTCCTTCAGCCCGAACAAGGTGTTCAGCCTGAAGGTGGGGTTCGACCGCTTCTCCAGCCTGCAGACCTCGGACCAGGCTTTCCAGGAAGGGCTGCTCGATTCGATCGGGATCGCCGGCGTCGGGGTGCTCGACCCGATGGACGAGGGGTACCCGGAGATGGAGATCCTCGGCTATTCCGGGATCGGGTCGATGTCGATGGCCAGCTTCGTGAGCCCCTCGCCCGAGAGCTTCAACCAGAACGGCTATTCCCTCAGCGCCGGCTATACCTACGTGAGCGGGGAGCACACCCTCTCCCTGGGGGGGAGCCTGAATGTCAATCAATACAACGACATGAGGACCTGGGGCACCCGCCGCGGGCAGTTCGGGTTTTCGGGCCAGTTCACGGGGGATGCCTTCGCCGATTTCCTCCTGGGAATCCCCTACACCGCGGCCCGGGGCGTCGGCTCGGACCGGGCCGACCTGAGAAAACGCTCCTGGCGCCTCTACCTGAACGACAGCTGGAAACTGAGCCCCAACTTCACCCTCACGATGGGGCTCGCCTACAGCTATTCCCCCTTCTTCCACTCCACCCGCGACAACGTGTCGTTCTTCTACCCGCTGGTGCAGGAAGCGCCGCGGGACGGGGAGGTCGTCGTGACCGGCAGCTCCCGGGCCCGGGAGCTGGGGCTCGACCTGGACCCGGGGCACGCGGCCTACGACGACAAGAACGACTGGCAGCCGAGCTTCGGCGTGGCCTACAGCCCCTTCGGCAACAACCGGCTGGTGCTGCGGGCGTCCTACAGCATCGGACACAGCTCGATGAACACCTTCCAGGCCCTGACCTACATGGGGCGGAACTACCCGTTCTTCTATGTCCAGAAGGCGGAATCCCCGGTACGGCCCGACCTCGATATCGCCGATCCCTTCGAATCGGCCGCCCTCCCCGCGCTCAGTTTCACGGCGGCCGATCCGGAGCTGCGAAATTCCTTCATGCAGAACCGGGAGGTGGCGCTGCAGTACGAGTTTTTGAGCAACTGGAGCATGGAATTGAAGTATTCGGGGCGGATCACCACCCGCTTCTACCGCGTGGTCCCCGGGAACGTCCCCCTGCCCGCCCCCGCCGGCGAGCCGATCCAGCCGCGGCGGCCGAACCCCGACTACGGGATCTTCGAAATCCTCAAGAGCGACGCCACCTATACCAATAACGAAATGAATGCCCGGGTGACCCGGCGCCTGACCGACTTCTTTTCGCTCCAGGCGAATTTCACCTGGGGGCGCGCGATCAGCGACGCCTACAGCTGGACCTTCGCCAACCCGAACAATCCCCGCGACCTCGGCGCCGAGCGCTCGCTCTATGGATTCTTCCCGACCAAGTCGTTCAACCTGAACTACATCCTCGACCTGCCGCTGGGGAAGGACAGGTTGTTGTCTACCCGCTGGGCGGGCAGGCTCGGGGTGCTGCTCGAAGGGTGGCGGATTTCGGGGATTACCAACATCATGAGCGGGAGCCCCTTCAGCCCGGAGATTTTCGGGGACCCCAACAACGACGGCGTCTGGGGCGACCGTCCCGACCGGATCGGGGAGGGGAATCTTCCCAAGTCGGAGCGGTCGATCGACAAGTGGTTCGAGACCGCCGACTTCCGCATACCCGACTACGGCGGGCCCGAAGGGAGATGGTTCGGCAACTCGGGCCGGAACGTTCTCCTGTCCCCCGGTTCGACCCAGTGGGACATCAGCGTCATGAAGACCACGCCCGTCACCCGCTCGGGCAACCTGCTCGAGTTCCGGGTGCAGTTCTTCAACGCCTTCAACCACGTGAATTTCGACCAGCCGGGGAATTTCATCAACTCCCCCACCTTCGGCGTGATCTCGGGGGCGGACGACGCCCGGGAGATCGAGATCGCCCTGAAGTATTCCTTCTGA
- a CDS encoding HAD family hydrolase, translating into MKSALSTLVFDLDDTLMAEESSAEAAFVAAGEPARERYRIDPRALHLTLRKACRERWYAFPEHPYCKRVGISSWEGMWAEFTGPGPELERLRSWAPVYRFQSWQTALRRHGVDDPALAGEMAEAFPRLRRRLHVIYPDTLPALRKLEGYALGLLTNGAADLQRRKIEGAGIAGYFREILISGDIGFGKPDPRIYGLMLERLGAAPRAALMIGNNPVTDIAAAQRAGMRAVWVNRAGAAPSGGVVPDWEIADLSELEPVLEAAGGGGSIRARRKGEDDGRIHAGGDRGGRKRPGGRGDPDRFRAGGRREDRGEGA; encoded by the coding sequence ATGAAATCCGCGCTTTCCACCCTGGTCTTCGACCTGGACGACACCCTGATGGCCGAGGAGAGTTCGGCCGAGGCGGCCTTCGTCGCGGCGGGTGAACCGGCCCGGGAGCGGTATCGGATCGACCCCCGTGCGCTCCACCTGACGCTGCGCAAGGCGTGCCGCGAGCGCTGGTACGCGTTCCCGGAGCACCCCTACTGCAAGCGGGTGGGGATCAGTTCGTGGGAAGGGATGTGGGCCGAGTTCACCGGTCCGGGGCCGGAGCTGGAGCGGCTGCGCTCCTGGGCTCCGGTCTATCGGTTCCAGTCGTGGCAGACGGCCCTCCGCCGGCACGGAGTCGACGACCCCGCCCTGGCCGGGGAGATGGCCGAGGCCTTCCCGCGCCTGCGGCGCCGGCTCCACGTCATCTACCCCGATACCCTCCCCGCCCTGCGGAAACTGGAAGGCTATGCCCTCGGGCTCCTCACCAACGGAGCCGCGGACCTCCAGCGGCGCAAGATCGAGGGGGCGGGGATCGCGGGATACTTTCGGGAGATCCTGATTTCGGGCGACATCGGATTCGGCAAGCCCGACCCGCGGATCTACGGCCTCATGCTCGAGCGGCTCGGGGCCGCGCCCCGCGCCGCGCTCATGATCGGCAACAACCCCGTCACCGACATCGCCGCGGCGCAGCGCGCGGGGATGCGGGCGGTCTGGGTCAACCGTGCGGGCGCGGCCCCGTCCGGCGGTGTCGTCCCGGACTGGGAGATCGCCGATCTCTCCGAACTCGAACCGGTGCTCGAAGCCGCCGGGGGGGGTGGGTCGATCCGGGCCAGGCGAAAGGGGGAAGATGATGGACGCATTCATGCGGGCGGCGATCGAGGAGGCCGAAAAAGGCCTGGCGGAAGGGGGGATCCCGATCGGTTCCGTGCTGGTGGTCGGCGGGAAGATCGCGGGGAGGGGGCATAA
- a CDS encoding nucleoside deaminase yields MDAFMRAAIEEAEKGLAEGGIPIGSVLVVGGKIAGRGHNRRVQRGSAILHAEMDALESAGRLSARDYASSALYTTLSPCDMCSGAALLYGIPLIVIGENRTFRGPEDYLRSRGMELAILDDAECVRLMREFIAANPGLWNEDIGKP; encoded by the coding sequence ATGGACGCATTCATGCGGGCGGCGATCGAGGAGGCCGAAAAAGGCCTGGCGGAAGGGGGGATCCCGATCGGTTCCGTGCTGGTGGTCGGCGGGAAGATCGCGGGGAGGGGGCATAACCGGAGGGTGCAGCGGGGGAGCGCGATCCTGCATGCGGAGATGGACGCCCTGGAAAGCGCCGGCAGGTTGTCGGCCCGGGACTACGCCTCCTCCGCGCTCTACACCACCCTCTCGCCCTGCGACATGTGCAGCGGCGCCGCCCTCCTCTACGGGATACCCCTGATCGTGATCGGGGAGAACCGGACCTTCCGGGGCCCGGAGGACTACCTGCGCTCGCGCGGGATGGAACTGGCGATCCTGGACGACGCGGAGTGCGTCCGGCTGATGAGGGAGTTCATCGCCGCGAACCCGGGGCTCTGGAACGAGGATATCGGCAAGCCCTAA
- a CDS encoding PilZ domain-containing protein, giving the protein MHSRSRVAQDRRNLSRIATCLDCRFDASGTSREGVVIDLSLKGAYVSSAFLPPGGSRISLTLLSGPLERPLTIEGKVRRWHAGMSGSGKGRFGVEFDHTPVDLARLIGRLVNNVSSKEPRAG; this is encoded by the coding sequence ATGCACAGCCGGAGCCGCGTAGCCCAGGATCGCCGCAACCTGTCCCGCATCGCCACGTGCCTCGACTGCCGCTTCGACGCCTCGGGCACGTCCAGGGAGGGGGTCGTGATCGACCTTTCCCTCAAGGGGGCCTATGTCTCCTCCGCCTTTCTCCCCCCGGGGGGGAGCCGCATCAGCCTGACCCTCCTCTCCGGCCCGCTGGAGCGGCCGTTGACGATCGAGGGGAAGGTCCGGCGGTGGCACGCGGGGATGAGCGGGAGCGGCAAGGGGCGGTTCGGGGTCGAATTCGACCACACCCCGGTCGACCTGGCCCGCCTGATCGGCCGGCTGGTCAACAATGTCTCCTCAAAGGAACCGCGGGCGGGCTAG
- a CDS encoding ROK family protein produces MDLSSDPRIVLTLDAGGTSFRFSAMQGGRQVTESIAMPSRGDDLDRCLSGIVEGFDLVRARCAAMPAAISFAFPGPADYPRGIIGDLGNLPGFRGGVALGPMLEERFAVPVYINNDGDLFAYGEAIAGLLPHVNALLEESGSPRRYRNLLGVTLGTGFGGGIVIDGRLLAGDNSIAGEVWLLRHKLERERNAEEGVSIRAVRRAYAAAACIPPGEAPDPEAIFEIGMERRAGNAPAAREAFRRLGEVAGDAMAQALTLVDGLAVIGGGMSGAWPLFLPALVAELNGAYTAPDGRRFRRLASTACDLEDPAQARAFLAGDLCTVRVPGSRREMEYDPTPRIGVGLSRLGTSGATMLGAYAFALARLDGKG; encoded by the coding sequence ATGGATCTCTCAAGCGACCCCCGCATCGTGCTGACGCTCGACGCCGGCGGGACCAGTTTCCGCTTTTCGGCGATGCAGGGCGGCCGGCAGGTGACGGAGAGCATCGCCATGCCGTCCCGCGGGGACGACCTCGACCGGTGCCTCTCGGGGATCGTGGAGGGGTTTGACCTCGTCCGGGCGCGTTGCGCCGCGATGCCCGCGGCCATCAGCTTCGCCTTCCCCGGCCCCGCGGACTACCCCCGCGGCATCATCGGCGACCTGGGCAACCTGCCGGGCTTTCGCGGCGGGGTCGCGCTCGGCCCGATGCTCGAGGAACGCTTCGCCGTCCCCGTCTACATCAACAACGACGGGGACCTGTTCGCCTACGGCGAAGCGATCGCGGGGTTGCTCCCCCACGTGAACGCGCTCCTGGAGGAGTCGGGGAGCCCGCGCCGCTACCGGAACCTTCTCGGCGTGACCCTGGGGACGGGCTTCGGCGGGGGGATCGTCATCGACGGCCGGCTCCTGGCCGGGGACAACTCCATCGCGGGGGAGGTCTGGCTGCTGCGCCACAAGCTCGAGCGGGAAAGGAACGCGGAGGAGGGGGTGAGCATCCGCGCCGTGCGCCGCGCCTATGCGGCCGCCGCCTGCATCCCCCCCGGGGAGGCGCCCGACCCCGAGGCCATCTTCGAAATCGGGATGGAGCGGAGGGCGGGGAACGCCCCCGCGGCGCGCGAGGCGTTCCGCCGCCTGGGGGAGGTCGCCGGCGACGCCATGGCCCAGGCCCTCACCCTGGTGGACGGGCTGGCCGTCATCGGCGGGGGAATGTCGGGCGCGTGGCCCCTCTTCCTGCCGGCCCTGGTCGCGGAACTCAACGGCGCCTACACCGCTCCCGACGGCCGGCGCTTCCGGAGGCTGGCCTCCACGGCCTGCGACCTGGAGGATCCCGCCCAGGCCCGCGCCTTCCTGGCTGGGGACCTCTGCACGGTCCGCGTTCCCGGAAGCCGGAGGGAGATGGAGTACGACCCGACGCCCCGGATCGGCGTCGGCCTCTCGCGCCTGGGCACGAGCGGGGCGACCATGCTCGGCGCCTACGCCTTCGCGCTCGCCCGGCTCGACGGCAAGGGATGA
- a CDS encoding sugar MFS transporter codes for MRLRTLPIFLTFFLMGLADAMGPMSDGVRKQYELSNLLATLLPFFVYISFALFSLPGGLLAARIGKKRLLMLGLGLNAAALLIPSLRVPGFALLLGCIFLLGVGTAFLQVAGNPIMRDVSPAGAYGRNLSFAQGIKGIGSTASTYLTSAIVSVALLAGMGWRGIFPLFFVLMLLALVAVASLRVDETRAETPPNLRSSLALLRQPVFLLAVGGIFLYVGAESCLGRFLKPTLQGLGLDDLAANRYGPALFFLLLTVGRLAGSALLTRMSPRTCFRLSALVGLLGTTALLTGGGGLAIAGVVAAGLGFANIWPMLFSITVEKKPECANELSGLMCMAISGGALLPLLMGWLVDLGWGPAAFIVPAASFVYLFLLSLKGRSEAAA; via the coding sequence ATGCGACTGAGGACCCTGCCGATTTTCCTCACCTTCTTCCTCATGGGGCTGGCGGACGCCATGGGCCCCATGTCCGACGGCGTCCGGAAGCAGTACGAGCTCAGCAACCTGCTCGCCACCCTGCTCCCCTTCTTCGTCTACATCTCCTTCGCCCTTTTCAGCCTCCCCGGGGGCCTCCTGGCCGCCCGGATCGGCAAGAAGAGACTCCTGATGCTGGGGCTGGGGCTCAACGCCGCCGCGCTGCTGATCCCGTCGCTCCGGGTGCCGGGCTTCGCGCTCCTCCTCGGGTGCATCTTCCTCCTCGGGGTCGGGACCGCCTTCCTGCAGGTGGCGGGCAACCCCATCATGCGCGACGTCAGCCCCGCGGGGGCCTACGGCCGGAACCTGAGCTTCGCCCAGGGGATCAAGGGGATCGGGAGCACCGCCTCCACCTATCTCACCAGCGCCATCGTCTCCGTCGCCCTCCTGGCCGGCATGGGCTGGCGGGGGATCTTCCCCCTCTTTTTCGTCCTCATGCTCCTGGCCCTGGTCGCGGTGGCGTCTCTGCGGGTCGACGAGACCCGGGCGGAGACCCCCCCGAACCTCCGCTCCAGCCTGGCGCTGCTCCGGCAGCCCGTGTTCCTGCTTGCGGTGGGCGGCATCTTCCTCTATGTCGGCGCGGAATCGTGCCTGGGCCGCTTCCTCAAACCGACGCTCCAGGGCCTGGGCCTCGACGACCTGGCCGCCAACCGGTACGGCCCCGCCCTCTTCTTCCTCCTGCTGACCGTCGGCCGCCTGGCCGGGAGCGCCCTGCTCACCCGGATGAGCCCGCGCACCTGCTTCCGCCTCTCCGCCCTCGTGGGGCTGTTGGGGACAACCGCCCTCCTGACGGGCGGCGGCGGACTGGCCATCGCGGGAGTGGTCGCCGCGGGTCTCGGGTTCGCCAACATCTGGCCGATGCTCTTTTCCATCACCGTCGAAAAGAAGCCGGAATGCGCGAACGAACTGAGCGGGCTCATGTGCATGGCCATCTCCGGCGGCGCGCTCCTGCCGCTGCTGATGGGGTGGCTGGTGGACCTCGGCTGGGGCCCGGCGGCCTTCATCGTTCCCGCCGCCTCATTCGTTTACCTGTTCCTCCTTTCGCTCAAGGGGAGGTCGGAAGCCGCCGCATAG
- the uxaC gene encoding glucuronate isomerase, translating to MSEELLLHEDRLFPPDPAVRAVARRLYAEVRDLPIISPHGHTDPRWFADNTPFPDPASFLIVPDHYIYRMLYSQGVALEELGVPEADGRKPGVDPRAVWRLLASHWHLFRGTPTRSWLDHTFHEVFGVRERLSPASADRIYDAVAEKLASPRFLPRALFERFHIEVLATTESPLDPLEHHRRLRAGGWKGRVVPTFRPDPVVDPEFEGFRENVARLGELTGEDPGSWAGYLRALENRRRHFASQGATATDHGHETAATADLSRPECEKLFARALEGSATPEEAETFRAQMLTEMARMSLEDGLVMQIHPGSCRNHNRALFLRYGRDKGADIPVPTDYVRALKPLLDRFGNEPRLTVILFTLDESTYSRELAPLAGHYPALRLGPAWWFHDSPEGMRRYRRLTTETAGFYNTVGFNDDTRAFPSIPARHDVARRVDCGYLAELVTEHRLCEDEARETAIDLACRLARRAYRF from the coding sequence ATGAGTGAAGAGCTGCTGCTGCACGAAGACCGGCTGTTCCCCCCCGACCCGGCGGTACGCGCCGTCGCGCGCCGCCTTTATGCCGAGGTCCGGGACCTGCCGATCATCAGCCCCCACGGGCACACCGACCCCCGCTGGTTCGCCGACAACACACCCTTCCCCGACCCCGCCTCGTTCCTGATCGTCCCGGACCATTACATCTACCGCATGCTCTACAGCCAGGGGGTGGCGCTGGAGGAGCTGGGCGTCCCGGAAGCCGACGGCCGGAAACCCGGGGTGGACCCGCGCGCCGTCTGGCGCCTCCTGGCCTCGCACTGGCACCTGTTCCGGGGCACCCCCACCCGCAGCTGGCTCGACCATACCTTCCACGAGGTGTTCGGCGTCCGGGAGCGCCTCTCCCCCGCGTCGGCGGACCGGATCTACGACGCCGTCGCCGAAAAGCTCGCCAGCCCGCGGTTTCTGCCGCGCGCCCTGTTCGAGCGCTTCCACATCGAGGTCCTGGCCACGACCGAGTCGCCGCTCGATCCCCTGGAGCACCACCGCAGACTCCGCGCGGGGGGGTGGAAGGGGCGCGTCGTCCCCACCTTCCGTCCCGATCCCGTCGTCGATCCGGAATTCGAGGGGTTCCGGGAAAACGTCGCCCGGCTCGGGGAGCTGACGGGGGAGGACCCCGGGTCGTGGGCCGGCTACCTGCGGGCGCTCGAAAACCGCCGCCGTCATTTCGCCTCCCAGGGCGCCACGGCCACCGATCACGGGCACGAGACGGCGGCCACCGCCGACCTCTCGCGCCCCGAGTGCGAAAAGCTGTTCGCGCGGGCGCTCGAGGGATCGGCGACGCCCGAAGAGGCCGAGACGTTCCGCGCCCAGATGCTGACCGAAATGGCGCGGATGAGCCTCGAGGACGGACTGGTGATGCAGATCCACCCCGGATCCTGCCGCAACCACAACCGCGCGCTCTTCCTGCGCTACGGCCGGGACAAGGGGGCCGACATCCCCGTGCCCACCGACTACGTGCGCGCGCTCAAGCCGCTGCTCGACCGCTTCGGTAACGAGCCGCGCCTGACGGTCATCCTCTTCACCCTGGACGAGTCGACCTACTCGCGCGAGCTGGCGCCGCTGGCCGGCCACTACCCCGCGCTCCGGCTGGGGCCGGCCTGGTGGTTCCACGACAGCCCGGAGGGGATGCGGCGCTACCGCCGGCTCACCACGGAAACCGCCGGCTTCTACAACACGGTCGGCTTCAACGACGACACCCGGGCCTTCCCGTCCATCCCCGCCCGCCACGACGTGGCGCGCCGCGTCGATTGCGGGTACCTGGCCGAACTGGTGACGGAGCACCGGCTGTGCGAGGACGAGGCGCGGGAGACGGCCATCGACCTCGCCTGCCGCCTGGCGCGGCGGGCCTACCGGTTCTGA
- the xylB gene encoding xylulokinase, giving the protein MYFLGIDVGTGGTRALILDETGAIAGSATEEHAPFASPEIGWAEQDPGDWWRAAGVAVRRVLAAAGIGGEAVGCVGFSGQMHGAVMLDAADAVVRPALIWCDVRTEAQCRAFTERVGAERLIRLTCNPALPNFTLTKFLWVREREPENWRRVRSVMLPKDYVRFRLTGERAIDVADASGTLLLDVAARAWSREVLDAAEMDAALLPRLYESQAVCGRVSAAGELATGLKAGTPVVAGAGDQAAGAIGMGIVAPGAVSATIGTSGVVFAATDRPALDARGRLHTFCHAVPGRWHVMGVTQAAGLSLRWFRDRFGAGPDDARDPYERLTKEAAQVPPGADGLLWAPYLMGERTPHLDPNARAALVGLTASHTRGHVVRAILEGVAFSLKDTFTLFAEMGTPVHKIRLGGGGARSPLWRQVQADVYGHEVETVAAEEGAAYGAAILAAVGAGRWPSVDAACAEVVRVERVIAPQPEAAALLGEQYQAYRRLYPALSQVFVFPNTGEKP; this is encoded by the coding sequence ATGTATTTTCTGGGGATAGATGTCGGCACGGGGGGGACCCGGGCCCTGATTCTGGACGAAACCGGCGCGATCGCCGGCTCGGCCACCGAGGAACACGCGCCCTTCGCGTCGCCCGAAATCGGGTGGGCGGAACAGGACCCCGGGGACTGGTGGCGCGCGGCGGGGGTCGCGGTGCGCCGGGTGCTCGCCGCGGCGGGCATCGGCGGGGAGGCGGTCGGGTGCGTCGGCTTTTCGGGGCAGATGCACGGCGCCGTGATGCTCGACGCGGCCGACGCCGTGGTGCGGCCGGCGCTGATCTGGTGCGACGTGAGGACGGAGGCGCAGTGCCGCGCCTTCACCGAGCGGGTGGGGGCCGAGCGGCTGATCCGGCTGACGTGCAACCCCGCGCTCCCCAATTTCACCCTGACCAAATTCCTCTGGGTGCGGGAGCGGGAGCCGGAAAACTGGCGCCGCGTCCGCTCGGTCATGCTCCCGAAGGACTATGTCCGCTTCCGCCTGACGGGGGAGCGGGCGATCGATGTCGCGGACGCTTCCGGGACGCTGCTACTCGACGTGGCCGCGCGCGCCTGGTCGCGCGAGGTCCTGGACGCCGCGGAGATGGATGCCGCGCTCCTTCCCCGACTTTATGAATCGCAGGCGGTCTGCGGCCGGGTGAGCGCGGCCGGGGAACTGGCCACGGGTCTCAAGGCGGGCACCCCCGTGGTCGCCGGGGCGGGGGACCAGGCGGCCGGTGCCATAGGCATGGGCATCGTCGCCCCCGGGGCCGTCAGCGCGACGATCGGGACCTCGGGGGTGGTGTTCGCCGCCACCGACCGGCCGGCGCTCGACGCGCGGGGGCGGCTCCACACCTTCTGCCACGCCGTGCCGGGGCGCTGGCACGTCATGGGGGTGACGCAGGCGGCGGGCCTCAGCCTGCGCTGGTTCCGCGACCGGTTCGGCGCCGGTCCCGACGACGCCCGCGACCCCTACGAGCGGCTGACCAAGGAGGCGGCGCAGGTCCCGCCCGGGGCGGACGGGCTCCTGTGGGCCCCCTACCTGATGGGGGAGCGCACGCCCCACCTCGACCCCAATGCGCGGGCCGCGCTGGTAGGGCTCACCGCGTCCCACACCCGGGGGCACGTCGTGCGCGCCATTCTCGAGGGGGTCGCCTTCAGCCTCAAGGACACCTTCACCCTGTTTGCCGAAATGGGGACTCCGGTCCACAAGATCCGGCTCGGGGGGGGCGGGGCGCGCAGCCCCCTGTGGCGCCAGGTCCAGGCCGACGTCTACGGCCACGAGGTAGAGACGGTCGCGGCGGAGGAGGGCGCGGCTTACGGCGCCGCCATTCTGGCCGCGGTCGGGGCGGGGAGATGGCCCAGCGTCGACGCCGCGTGCGCCGAAGTCGTGCGCGTCGAGAGGGTCATCGCTCCGCAGCCGGAAGCCGCCGCGCTCCTCGGGGAGCAGTACCAGGCCTACCGCCGCCTCTACCCGGCCCTCAGCCAGGTTTTCGTTTTCCCAAATACGGGGGAGAAGCCATGA